Part of the Prevotella communis genome is shown below.
ACAGGTTCGCTACCGAATCCTGCCATACCTTCTTCCTCGGTCACTACTCCTGTAACCAGCAATACCGTCAGGGCACCCAGAAAGGCTACCTCGGCAGGTATATGGGATCGGGCCATCACCACAAAGATGCTGACCACTGTCATGATAGTGATCCAGGCGTTGACACTCAATCCGAGTATATACCAGTCGCTAAACATCACTAAAGCTATTGTCTTAACTCCTCTAACTCCTTAACTCCTTTAACTCCTACTGTTCCAGATAGGTATATCCGTAGAGTCCGCTGCGATAGTTGCTCAGGAACTCCTTGCCTTCTTCGAGCGAAATCTTACCTTCCTTCACACTCTTAGACACCCATATCTCCAACTGGCGTACCAGTTTCTTGGGGTTGTACTGCACGTATTCCAGCACCTCAGCCACGGTCTCACCGTCGAAAATCTGGTCGATGTGGTAGTGACCGTCCTTCACCGATACGTGGACAGCGGTCGTGTCGCCAAAGAGGTTGTGCATATCACCCAGAATCTCCTGATAGGCACCCACGAGGAACACGCCCAGATAGTAGGTCTCGTTCTTCTTCAGCGCATGGACGGGCAGCGAGTGCGAGTTATGGCGGTTGGTCACGAAGTTCACCACCTTACCGTCGCTGTCGCAGGTGATATCCTGCAGCGTGGCATTACGAGTAGGACGCTCGTCCAGTCGCTGGATAGGCATGATGGGGAACATCTGGTCGATAGCCCATGAGTCGGGCAGACTCTGGAACAGCGAGAAGTTGCAGAAATACTTATCAGCCAGCAACTTGTCTATATTCATCAGTTCCTCAGGGATATGCTTCAGGTTCTTTGCCAGAGCATTGATCTCATGACAAACGCTCCAGTACATCGCCTCAATCTCGGCACGTGTCTTCAGGTCCACGATACCATGCGAGAAGAGGTCAAGCACCTCCTCACGAATCTGTTCGGCATCGTGCCAGTCCTCCAGCACATTACGGGGGGAGAGGTTATCCCAGATCTCATAGAGGTCCTTCACCAGCTGGTGACTGTTCTCGTCGGGTTCAAACTCCTCGGGCATCTCGGGCAGTGAGGCCGTCTCCAGCACATCGATGACCAGCACAGAGTGGTGGGCAGCCAGTGAGCGTCCGCTCTCCGTGATGATATTAGGGTGGGGGATATTGTTCTTGTTGGCAGCATCCACAAAGGTGTAGATACAGTCGTTCACATACTCCTGAATCGAGTAGTTCACCGAACTCTCACTGGATGGGGAGCGTGTGCCGTCGTAATCGACACCCAGACCACCGCCACAATCCACGAAGTCCACGTTATAGCCCATCTTATGCAGTTGGATATAGAACTGTGAAGCCTCGCGCAGGGCCGTCTGGATACGACGTATCTTGGTAATCTGCGAACCGATATGGAAATGAATCAGGCGCAGACAGTCGCGCATACCTTTCTTGTCGAGCATCTCCAGCGCTTCAAGCAGTTCGGCACTGGTCAGTCCGAACTTAGAGGCATCGCCGCCGCTCTCTTCCCACTTGCCACTGCCACTGGAAGCCAGTTTGATGCGGATGCCGATATTAGGGCGCACGTTCAACTGCTTAGCCACACGGGCAATGATATCCAGTTCGTTCAGTTTCTCCACCACGATGAAAATCTGCTTGCCCATCTTCTGTGCCAGCAGGGCCAGTTCGATATAGCTCTCATCCTTGTAGCCGTTACATACGATGATAGAGTCGCTCTGGCACTGTACGGCGATGACGGCGTGCAGCTCAGGCTTGGAACCGGCCTCTACGCCCAGGTTGAACTTACGTCCGTGAGAGATAATCTCCTCGACCACGGGCTGCATCTGGTTCACCTTAATAGGATAGACCACGTAGTTCTCACCCTTGTAGTCGTATTCCTTGGCAGCCTTCTTAAAACAGCTCCATGTCTTCTCGATACGATTGTCCAGGATATCGGGGAAACGCAGTAGTACGGGGGCTGTCACGTCGCGCAGCGACAGTTCGTCCATCACCTCGCGCAGGTCAATCTGCACCTCGTCCTTGCTGGGCGTCACATAGACATCACCCTTGTCGTTGATACCAAAGTAACTCGTGCCCCATCCGTTGATGTTGTACAACTCGCGGGCATCATCTAAGGTCCATTTCTTCATAGTTCCAGTAATTCGCGGAGTTTCTCTATTGTGATTTTTATTTTGTCGTAATTATCCATGAGGCTCACGTCAACCGTGTAGCGTGCCTTGTTGTAGTAGGGCTCGCGCTTCTCCAGCTGTTCGCGGATGAAGGTAATCAGTTCCTCCTTGCTCTTGCCCTTGAGCAGCGGACGCTCGCCCTTGCCCATCAGCAGGTGCTTGTAGAGCACTTCCGGCGAGGCCTTCAGGTAAACCACCTGTCCCTGCTCGTTCATATAGTCGATATTATCGAAGAAGCAGGGCGTGCCACCGCCACAGCTGATGATGACATCCTCAAATTCTGCTACCTCGTGCAGCATGTTATGCTCTATCTGGCGGAAGCCCTCCTCGCCCACTTCGGCAAAGATCTCCGACACCGTCTTGCGCCTGCGGTTCTCGATATACCAGTCCAGGTCATAGAACGGGATGCCCAGTTCCTTGGCGAGTGCCTTGCCTACGGTCGTCTTGCCGGCTCCCATGTAGCCTATGAGGATAATCCTTTTCATAAACCTCAATTCTTAAATCTCAAACCTCAAATCTCAATCCTCAATTCTTGTTGATGATCTTCATGCACTCATCGTAGGTCAGTTCCCTGGCCTTCTCGTGCAGGTTCTTGGGCAGACGGTAGTTGGTACCGTCGTAAGCCAGGTAGGGACCGTATCGACCGTTGAGCACCGTCAGCTTACTGTCTTCCTTGAACGTCTTCAGCAGCTTCTGGGCCTCCTGCTTGCGCTTGTCCTCAATCAGTTTCACGGCATCGGCAATACCGATGGTCAGCGGGTCGGCATCCTTGGGCAGCGAGGTGTATACTTTCTTGTGGAGCACGTAGGCGCCAAAGCGACCTGTACCGATGGTGACAGGCTCACCCTCAAACTGGCCCAGCATGCGGGGCAGCTTAAAGAGTTCCAGTGCCTGCTCCAGTGTGACGGTCTCCAGACTCAGTTCCTTGGGCAGGTGGGCAAACTGTGGCTTCTCCTCGTCCTCGGCCGAACCAATCTGTACCAGCGGACCGAAACGGCCAATCTTCACGAAGACAGGTTTGCCGCTCTTGGGGTCGATACCCAGCTGGCGCTCACCGGCCTTGTGCTCTGAACGGGCGTTCATCGTGGTCTCCACTACGGGCTCGAAGTCCTTGTAGAAACGCTTCATCATCTTGTCCCACAGTACCTTGCCTTCTGCAATCTTATCGAAGTCCTGCTCCACCTTAGCCGTGAAGTTATAGTCCATGATCGTGGGGAAATGCTCCATCAGGAAGTCGTTCACCACCGTACCGATATCCGTAGGCATCAGCTTTCCCTTGTCGGCACCGGTCATCTCGGTGCGCTGCTTCTGTGATATCTGCTTACCCCTCAGGGTGATGATGGCATAGTTGTGCTCCTCGCCCTTCTTGTCACCCTTCACCACGTATTCACGCTGCTGGATGGTGCTGATGGTAGGTGCATAGGTAGAAGGACGGCCGATTCCCAGTTCCTCCAGCTTATGTACCAATGAGGCTTCCGTATAGCGCTGAGGTCCCTGACTGTTGCGCTCTGTAGCGACGATGTCGCGACGTGTCAGTTCCATGCCCTTCTTCAAAGGAGGCAGGATGTGTCCCTGCTCGTCCTTGTTGTCGTCATCGTCGTCAACAGACTCGCGGTAAACCTTCAGGAAACCGTCGAACTTCACCACTTCGCCGCTGGCCACGAACTGCTCGTCGCTGGTGCTGATGCTGATGGTGACGGTGGTCTTCTCTATCTCGGCATCTGCCATCTGGCAGGCCAGGGTGCGCTTCCAGATGAGGTCATACAGGCGCTTCTCCTGTACGGTACCCTCTATCGTGGTCTGGTCCATGTAGGTAGGACGGATGGCTTCGTGCGCCTCCTGGGCACCCTTTGAACTGGTGTGATACTGGCGCACCTTGCTGTACTGCTCGCCATACAGCTGTCCGATCTCCTCCTTCGTGGCGTTGATGCACAGGCTGCTCAGGTTCACAGAGTCCGTACGCATGTACGTGATGCGTCCGTTTTCATAGAGGTGTTGTGCCACCATCATCGTCTGACTCACGGTGTAGCCCAACTTACGTGCGGCTTCCTGCTGCAGGGTAGAGGTGGTGAATGGGGGCGCAGGCGTGCGCTTCATGGGCTTCTTCTGGATAGCCTCTACGGTGAAGGTGGCATCCTTGCATTTGTTCAGGAACGCCATCACTTCCTCCTCGGTCTTGAAACGCTGGCCCAGCGTGGCCTTCACCTCCGTCATTGAACCGTCGGGGTTGGCAATGGCGAAGACACCGCTCACGTTGTAGTATGTCTCGCTCTTGAAGGCCTGTATCTCGCGCTCACGCTCTACGATAAGACGTACGGCAACACTCTGCACACGACCGGCAGAGAGGGCGGGCTTCACCTTGCGCCACAGCACGGGCGACAACTTGAAACCTACCAGACGGTCGAGCACACGACGGGCCTGCTGGGCATTCACCAGGTTCATGTCCAGCGTGCGCGGATGCTCGATGGCATCAAGGATAGCGGGTTTGGTAATCTCGTGGAACACGATACGCTTGGTCTTCTCCTCATCCAGTCCCAGCACCTCACACAGGTGCCATGAAATAGCTTCTCCCTCGCGGTCTTCATCGGATGCGAGCCATACCTGACCGGCTTTCTTGGCCTGGTTCTTCAGTTCACTGACCAGTTTCTTCTTCTCATCGGGAATCTCGTATTCGGGTTCCAGGGTGGTGTCGTTGATACTTAACTCTTTCTTCTTCAGGTCGCGGATATGTCCGTAACTAGACATGACTTTATAGTCCTCGCCAAGAAATTTCTCAATCGTCTTGGCCTTGGCGGGTGACTCCACAATCACAAGATTTTTCTGCATAATTTTGCTTGTTATGATAATTTGGGGTGCAAAAGTAAACAAAAAGTTTGCTACCACCTTATATATATAGGAGATTTTTTGTTTTCTTAACGATTGGGCGCAAGAAAATTCACTTTAAATGTGGCACACATCCTTGGATGTGGACGGGCAGGGCTTGTGTTTTCACATGATTCCTGGTTACTTCCACCTTCACCACGCAGGCTTGGCTGTTCAGCGGCTTCTGCTGGTCAAAGATGAAGTTGCCGATGCTGTAGTAGATATCCCGTCCTTTGTAGTGCTCTATGGTTTGCAGCGTATGCGTGTGGTGACAGATCAGCGCATCCGCCCCGGCGTTAATCAGCCGGTGGGCATCCAACCGCTGGCTGGGTACGGGCTTCAGGGTGTGCTCGCCGCCCCAGTGGAGCGACACGATGACCACGGCCTGCGGGTCCTTCCGCTTGATGTCACGGATACGTTCGATGATCTCCTGCGTCCGTTCGGTGTTCACGCAGGGACGGTCGGGCAGGTAGGCAAAATTCTCCAGCGCCATGCCCAGCGAGGCGATGAGCCACACCTTGCGGGGCTGTGACGTGAGGAGTACGGGCTGGGCCGCTTCCTGCAGGTTTTTGCCCATTCCAACGGGTTTCAGCTTCGCCTTGAGGATGTTTTCCCTGGTATCTTCAAGTCCCTTCCTGCCCTGGTCTGTGCTGTGGTTGTTGGCCAGGTTCAGATGAGTAAATCCGTGCTTCTTCAGCGCCCCCAGCCATGCCGGTTCGCCCCGGAAGATGAACCGTTTCTGCACGGGCGCCTGGATGCTGGTGACCGGACACTCCAGATTACCCACCACCACCTGCGAGGCCCGGAACAGCGAGTCCATCTCACGGGTGAAGAGGTGGTCGATGCCGTGGTGCCCGATGACTTTCCGCACACCGCGGTCCAAAAGGATGTCACCGGTAAAGAGGAGGCAGGTTTTACTAGTTTCACCAGTTGAACTAGTCTGACTAGTTGCACTAGTGAAACTAGCTAAACTAGCAACCAGTGCTATAAAATACGCTCTCATTATCTACAGGCGTCTTTTCCAAGGGCACGGTAACCGGGGTCATCCATTCTGGCACGCCCGATCGGGGGTGACGCTCCAGGTACTCCTGCCATTCCTCGTCGTTGAGACGCTGGTCGTCGATGGAACGCTGGAACTCGCGATACGAGAACACGGCACCACGGGTGAGCCACAGGTATCCGCCAATCTCCACCACGACATAGATTTCATCGGCATCACCGACAGCCTCGTAGAGGATACTCTTGTTGGGGTTGTTGTCGGCATTGGCGGTATAGACATCAGCCACCAGCGCCACCTTGCGGTCGGGCCCCTGAATGGCTTCCCAGTCCCAGAGCTCGTGCTCGCTGTCGCGCAACAGTTCCAGCGACATGTTCTCAAACTTCGCACCGATATACTCCAGTTCATCGTACTCCACGTCTTTCAGTACCTCGCCCCTCAGTTCCTTCTTGCTAATAGCCAACAGGAACTCGGCCTCTTCGGTAAGACGCTCGTTGGCAGTGGCTATCTTCTCCGTGAGCAGGTTGTGCGTGCGCAGTATCTTCTGGTTTTCCTTCAGCAGGTCGATGGCCTTCTGCCAGAACTTCACATTCGGTTCCACGTAGCCCTTGACGATAGGGTCGGGAGGACCGGCACCGCCGCACTCGGCACCCATGGGCTGCTTGGCATACAGGATGGCATCATGCTTCAGTTCGGTCCATGAGCCCAGCATCGCATTCAGCGATTTCTTGTCCCATTCGGGCGAGAGCATGAAATAAGGCGCATGCTGGGGCTTGTCGATGACGGTCTTCAGCGCACTCATCCACTGGGTTGCTGCATTCTCCTCCCACTTAATCTCGTTCATGCGCTTCTTCATCCGCTTCAGGTTGCTGGTGTACTTGCTCCAGCGGTCGGGCTCGTTAAGCTCATCCATGAGAATTTTCTCTGCAGCGCTGACACCCATGGCGGCAAACACATCCAGGCCCTTGGGCACCTCGCGCTTCGTGGTGTTGGAATCATAGTCCACCATCTCCTGCAGCACCTCTGCATCGGGCTGATAGCGCTGGGGCATCAGGCGCACCTTATTCCTGCCTGTACGCAGGAACTTCGGACGGATACGTGTCTGTTTTTCTGCGATTTCATCGACCTTTACGCCTAATTCATTCGGATCAATCTCGCATGTGCCGATATCCGAGATAATCTTGTTGACCTGTTCGATGCTCACGTCATCGGGCATACCCATCAGGTAGTTCATGGGCTCCGTCAGCTTCTTGTACAGCGAACAGAGTCTGGGGTTGTCGTGGTCGTCGCAGATCTCCACGGCCAGGATGTTCGCCTTGAGCATGTCGAAAGGATTGTCTGACCTGAGTGGCACGGTCTGCAACCACATCATCGTACGGAAGTAGCGCTTCAGGTTGTCATTGCGGGTGTAGTGGCCACGGGGACGGAACAGACTGTATTCAAAGGGTACGTCCGTATATTCCAGGAACTCAGACGTGGCGTTCACGCTCTTCATCACCCGTTCATATTCGCCCAAGGCATCGGCATCGCCCTTGGGCGCCTGCTCCTCCAGGAGAGCATTGGCCACCTTGAAATACGTGACAATCCATTCTGCAGCTTCCTCCGTGTTGAACACGGCATCTTCATTCTCCTTCTCGCGTTGCCATCTTCTGGCAAACACCTTCTGTCCTTCCTCGCAGAACTCCTTCAGCAGCGGCATCAGCTTCTCCTGTTCCACCTCGCGCAACATGCAGTCGAAATAGAGGTGGTAGAGCTGCAGGTAGAGGTCGGTGGTGACGAAGGCCGGGAACTCATGGTAGTCGTTCTGCTCATAGACATGGAACAACTGCTGGTGCTGGGCGGGCACGATGGCAAAGCCGTGATGGCCCAGGTAGTCCCACAGCCTCTGGTCGGGCTCCTTCAGCAGGGCAGGGTTCACGATATTGGCGACATTCACCTTGTCGTCCTCGTTGCCCGACTTGAAATTCCGTTTGCGCAACTCGTCCTCGCGCTGTCTGACGCGGTTCACAAAGGCGCGCTGCTCGTCGGAATAAGCGATGATTTCCGGCTTGATGCTGTTATAGTATTCCTCGCGGTACGACAGTTCCTCGTTGCGCTCGCCGCCCCAGTAGCCACTGTTCTGGTCGTAGTAGTCCTCGTTCTCGCTGAAGGCCCACATCAGGGAGTCGTACCACGTGGTCGACTGATAGATACTGCGGATATAGGAGTCCTCAAAAGGATAACCCTTCTGTGCCAGGAACACATTCTCCAGGATGCGCAAGTCGCTGAGCGACAGGCCCGTGATATCCATGTTGAGGTCCACGCTGTCGCGCAGGCTCTCCACGTCGAGCGTGCTCACCGGTGTCGTCTGCTCCTTGGTGGCACAACCTGCCAGCAGCAGCCCGGAAAGGATAAAGGAAGCTATTCTCTTCATAGATTAAATTGTTTTATGGCGTTCTTTTGATGGGTATTCTTGACGATAAACCGTTTGAAGGCCGGTCCGAAGTCCTTCCACTCATAGTCTATCACGGCATATTTCCCCTTTCCATCGGTCTCCAATGCCCTGATGCAGCCGTCCACAAAACGGAAGTCCACCAGTTCAGCACCCAGTCGCGAACCCAGCCACAGCGGACGCACCTTCCCATCTACCTGTTTGAAGATGAAGATACGCTTACCTTTCTCCCGGTGGAACCGCGTCTTCTTGATCACGCCCACCAGCGCATCCATGCTCCCGTCGCCATCCACATCACCTGTGCAGAAGCGGTACACTGGGTAGGGCAGCCTCCAATCGTTCAGCCAGTAGAGACTATCGCTTACTTGGCTGAGCTGGTAGGGTTTGCGAGCAGCGCGCGAATCTCCGCCTCCACATCCTTCATCTGCGTAGAACGCTTGTAGAGCTGACTGTTGCGGTCGATGAGGAAATACTCGGGTACGTTCTGTACGTTGTAGTGCAGGGCCGACTGTGCCGATGGGTCGTAGACGCAGATCCAGGGCAGCGATTCCGTCTGCTGCTTCCAGAAATGCTCGTTTTCATCGAGTCCTACCTGGTAAATCTCCAGTCCCTGGGCATGGTATTTGGCATACAGGTCGCGCAGGCTGAGGATGCGGGCAGCCGACTCCTTCATGCCAAACATGTGGAAGTCGAGCAGCACCACCTTGCCGTTCAGTTCTGTCAGCGTACGGGTATGGCCACTCACGTCGGGCAGCTCCAGTTCAATCAGACCGGTAGCCTCCACCTTTGTGGCGGCCTCTGCGGCCATCATCTCACGGGCAGCCTGCTGACGGGTATCGTTCATACCCTTGATGGTGGTGTTGTGCAGGTGCTTGGTACGCTCTGATTCCGGGTGGAATGTGTCCCAACTGGTGGCTACGGCAGCAAAGGCACGCACATCCTGCTGGTTGGAACGGTCGAACAGGTTATAGCCGCCCAGCGTCTGGAACAGGGCGAAATAGGCATAGATAGATGCCGGGTTCTCGTAGATGTAGTCGTTGGCAATCTCCACCTTGTAGGCATCCACCAGCTGCTGCAGTGCCACGGTGATCTGCTCCCTGTTCAAATCCAGGTTGTTCTGGATGGCAATCACCCTGGCCCTAAGGTCCTGCTGCTTCAGCGACAGTTCCTTGATTTTCTGGGTGTTCACCGAACCCTCCACCTCGTAGTCACGGGCGATGTTGGGCGCCTTCGCATGAATGGTCACCGTCTCCGTGGAGTCGATGCCCACGTAGATAATCTGGTTGCCCAGGTTGATGCAGTAGAGTTCGGGATCCTTGGGCGCCTCCCCTTTCAGCGTGAAGGTGCCGTCCTCGCCTATTTTGGCAGAGTCCACTTTCACAGCACCGCTCAGGGCGTTGTTATACAGATAGATGGTCGTGTCCTTGACGCCATCGATGGTTCCTTCTACGGTAAAGGTAGGTTTCTGGTCGCTACAGGCAGCGAAAACGAGTGCTGCCAAGGCTGTTATTGCTATTTTTTTCATTGTCGTTATTGTTTTGTCGAGTGCAAAGTTACGAATTAATTCATAAAAAAGAGTAAAATATGCAGATTTTGTGCACGTATTATTAAAATAATGTGTACTTTTGCACGAATTTATTTTTTTAGATGTTTTAAACAAGATGAACGTAATTACAAAAACCCTTCAATTGGCTGATGGCAGAACCATCACCATTGAAACCGGGAAAGTGGCAAAGCAGACCGACGGTGCTGTCATGCTGAAGATGAACAACACTGTACTTCTGGCCACTGTTTGTGCCGCAAAAGATGCAGTTCCCGGAACCGATTTCATGCCTTTGCAGGTTGACTACCGTGAGCAGTACAGTGCTGCTGGACGTTTCCCTGGTGGATTCACCAAGCGTGAAGGCAAAGCCTCTGATAACGAAATCCTGACTAGCCGTCTCGTGGACCGTGTGCTTCGTCCACTTTTCCCTGGCAATTATCACGCAGAAGTTTTCGTTAACGTCATGCTGCTCTCAGCAGACGGCGTTGACCAGCCCGATGCATTGGCAGGTTTTGCTGCATCTGCAGCCCTGGCTTGCTCGGATATTCCCTTCGAGTGCCCCATCTCTGAGGTGCGCGTGGCTCGTATCAATGGCCAGTATGTAATCGATCCTACCTTCGAGCAGATGAAGCAGGCCGACATGGATATCATGGTTGGTGCTTCTGCTGAGAACATCATGATGGTGGAAGGTGAGATGAAAGAGGTGTCTGAGCAGGATCTGCTGGGTGCCCTCAAGGCCGCTATGGATGCCATCAAGCCCATGTGCGAACTCCAGAAGGAGCTGAGCAAGGAGCTCGGTAAGGATGTGAAGCGCGAGTACAACCACGAGGTTAACGACGAGGACCTCCGCGCACGCATGAATAAAGAATTGTACCAGCCCGCATACGATATCACCAAGCAGGCTCTGCCCAAGCAGGATCGCGCTGATGCCTTCGAGAAGATTCTCGAGGACTTCAAGGAGAAGTTCTTCGCTGAGCGTGCCGAGCTGGCTGAGGATGCCAAGGGCGAAATCAGCGACGATGAGTACAGCGCTATGATGGACCGCTACTACCACGATGTGGAGCGCGACGCCATGCGCCGTTGTATCCTCGACGAGGGTATCCGCCTGGATGGCCGTAAGACCGATGAGATCCGCCCCATCTGGTGCGAGGTATCTCCCCTGCCCATGCCTCACGGAAGTGCTATCTTCACCCGTGGTGAGACACAGTCACTCTCTACCTGTACGCTGGGTACCAAGCTCGATGAGAAGATGGTTGACGATGTGCTCGACAAGAGCTACCAGCGCTTCCTCCTCCACTATAACTTCCCCCCATTCTGTACTGGTGAGGCTAAGGCCCAGCGCGGCGTAGGCCGTCGTGAGATTGGTCACGGCCACCTGGCATGGCGCGGTCTGAAGGGTCAGATTCCTGAGGACTTCCCTTACACAGTGCGTCTGGTTTCTCAGATTCTCGAGTCAAACGGTTCTTCTTCAATGGCAACCGTTTGTGCCGGTACCCTCGCCCTGATGGACGCTGGTGTGCCCATGAAGAAGCCCGTTTCCGGTATCGCCATGGGTCTGATCAAGAATCCTGGAGAAGACAAGTACGCTGTATTGAGCGATATCCTCGGTGACGAGGACCACCTGGGTGATATGGACTTCAAGACCACCGGTACAAAGGACGGTCTGACAGCTACCCAGATGGATATCAAGTGCGACGGTCTGAGCTTCGACATCCTCGAGAAGGCTCTGATGCAGGCAAAGGCTGGTCGTGAGCACATCCTGAAGTGCCTCACCGATACCATCGCTGAGCCACGTGCCGAGTTCAAGCCTCAGGTTCCCCGTATCGTACAGATCGAGATTCCTAAGGAGTTCATCGGTGCTGTCATCGGCCCTGGCGGTAAGATTATCCAGCAGATGCAGGAAGATACCAAGACCACTATCACCATCGACGAAGCCGACGGTGTTGGTAAGGTACAGGTATCAGGTCCCGACAAGGAGAGCATCGACGCAGCTCTGGCTAAGATCAAGGCTATCGTGGCTATCCCCGAGGTAGGCGAGGTTTACGATGGTGTGGTTCGCAGCATCATGCCTTATGGCTGCTTCGTAGAGATCATGCCTGGAAAGGATGGTCTGCTCCATATCTCTGAGATCGACTGGAAGCGCCTCGAGACTGTCGAGGAGGCTGGTATCAAGGAGGGCGACCACATCCAGGTGAAGCTCCTCGAGATCGATCCTAAGACTGGTAAGTACAAGCTCTCACACCGCGTGCTGATTGAGAAGCCCGCTGACTACGTAGAGCGTCCAGCTCGTGGCGAGCGCCGTGAGCGCCCTGAGCGTGGCGAGCGTCGTGACCGTGGTGAGCGTGGTGAGCGTCGTGACCGTCGCGAAAGGCAACGGGTAGGCGATTCGTCAGAATCGGGAATGCGTCCTGAGCGTCCTGAGCGTGGAGAGCGTCGTCCCCGTCCTGAGCAGAAGGAGGGTGAGGCTTATCGCGACCCCGCTGAGAACAAGGAGCCAAAGGATTTCAGCGACACACTGGATCACATGGATTTCTAATCGGAAATTCGATATAAAATCAAGGACCTCGTCAACCAGTTTGACGGGGTCTTTTTTTACTCCCTAGTTAGAGAAATAATTTTCTCTAGTTAGGAAAATATTTTGCTCTGGTTAAGAGACGACCTTTCTCTTGCAGAGAAACGACG
Proteins encoded:
- a CDS encoding polyribonucleotide nucleotidyltransferase, with product MNVITKTLQLADGRTITIETGKVAKQTDGAVMLKMNNTVLLATVCAAKDAVPGTDFMPLQVDYREQYSAAGRFPGGFTKREGKASDNEILTSRLVDRVLRPLFPGNYHAEVFVNVMLLSADGVDQPDALAGFAASAALACSDIPFECPISEVRVARINGQYVIDPTFEQMKQADMDIMVGASAENIMMVEGEMKEVSEQDLLGALKAAMDAIKPMCELQKELSKELGKDVKREYNHEVNDEDLRARMNKELYQPAYDITKQALPKQDRADAFEKILEDFKEKFFAERAELAEDAKGEISDDEYSAMMDRYYHDVERDAMRRCILDEGIRLDGRKTDEIRPIWCEVSPLPMPHGSAIFTRGETQSLSTCTLGTKLDEKMVDDVLDKSYQRFLLHYNFPPFCTGEAKAQRGVGRREIGHGHLAWRGLKGQIPEDFPYTVRLVSQILESNGSSSMATVCAGTLALMDAGVPMKKPVSGIAMGLIKNPGEDKYAVLSDILGDEDHLGDMDFKTTGTKDGLTATQMDIKCDGLSFDILEKALMQAKAGREHILKCLTDTIAEPRAEFKPQVPRIVQIEIPKEFIGAVIGPGGKIIQQMQEDTKTTITIDEADGVGKVQVSGPDKESIDAALAKIKAIVAIPEVGEVYDGVVRSIMPYGCFVEIMPGKDGLLHISEIDWKRLETVEEAGIKEGDHIQVKLLEIDPKTGKYKLSHRVLIEKPADYVERPARGERRERPERGERRDRGERGERRDRRERQRVGDSSESGMRPERPERGERRPRPEQKEGEAYRDPAENKEPKDFSDTLDHMDF